From the Teredinibacter turnerae T7901 genome, one window contains:
- a CDS encoding efflux RND transporter periplasmic adaptor subunit, with product MSHLTLKALSLITLLIPLSVFAQRGPLPVFIQDVKTISIEETIEALGTLKANESTVLSSSVTESITAIHFNDNQRVQAGDVLVEMTSAEEHAQLKQAMATLDEAERQYGRFKALEKDKVATAAQLDQQKVLVDAAEAQLRAVQSRLQDRLLIAPFDGVVGLRNISVGALVRPGDVITTLDDDSVMKLDMTVPSIYLADLRVGMPVVARATALRDQAFNGKLVGIDSRVDPVTRSLVARAIIENPEGKLRPGLLMTVLLSQPQREAMMISEEAIIQVGRQAHVFVIEHDGERTLVAKRDVALGVRRPGEVEIVSGLNAGDQVVVHGGMKLRPGVEVKISGVSNNGERLPQLLAQ from the coding sequence ATGAGTCACCTAACACTGAAAGCACTAAGCCTTATCACGTTGCTGATCCCGCTCTCGGTTTTCGCACAGCGCGGCCCCTTGCCGGTGTTTATTCAAGACGTTAAAACGATTTCAATTGAAGAGACGATTGAAGCCTTAGGCACGCTCAAGGCAAATGAATCCACGGTGCTTTCGTCCAGCGTGACGGAATCGATTACCGCAATTCACTTCAACGATAATCAGCGCGTGCAGGCCGGAGATGTGCTGGTGGAAATGACGAGCGCCGAAGAGCACGCGCAGTTAAAGCAGGCGATGGCGACCCTGGACGAAGCGGAGCGGCAGTACGGCCGCTTTAAAGCGCTGGAAAAAGACAAAGTCGCCACGGCGGCGCAGTTGGACCAGCAAAAAGTGCTGGTGGACGCCGCCGAAGCGCAGTTGCGCGCAGTGCAGTCGCGTTTGCAGGACCGCCTGTTGATTGCGCCGTTTGACGGTGTGGTGGGGCTGCGTAATATCAGTGTGGGTGCGCTGGTGCGCCCGGGCGATGTGATAACCACGCTCGACGACGACAGTGTGATGAAACTGGATATGACCGTGCCGTCCATTTATCTGGCCGATTTACGTGTGGGCATGCCAGTGGTGGCGCGGGCGACAGCGCTGCGCGATCAGGCGTTTAACGGCAAGCTGGTGGGCATCGATTCGCGCGTAGACCCGGTTACCCGGTCGCTGGTGGCGCGCGCGATAATTGAAAACCCGGAAGGCAAGTTGCGTCCCGGCCTGCTAATGACAGTGTTGCTGAGCCAGCCGCAACGCGAGGCGATGATGATCTCCGAAGAAGCCATTATTCAGGTGGGCCGCCAGGCGCACGTATTTGTGATTGAACACGATGGTGAGCGCACCCTAGTTGCCAAGCGCGATGTCGCTTTGGGCGTGCGCCGCCCCGGTGAAGTGGAAATAGTATCGGGCCTCAACGCGGGTGATCAGGTGGTTGTTCACGGTGGCATGAAACTGCGCCCTGGGGTGGAAGTAAAAATTTCCGGGGTGAGCAATAACGGTGAGCGATTGCCGCAATTGCTAGCGCAATAA
- a CDS encoding efflux RND transporter permease subunit, protein MILSDVSIKRPVFASVISFLLVAFGILAFERLPLREYPDIDPPVVSINTSYPGAAASVVETRITQLIEDRIAGIEGIKFIQSSSQDGRSSIDVEFDIGRDIESATNDIRARVSRILDDLPQEADIPDVRKVDSNEDVIMWLNLTSPNMSVPELTDYAERYLIDRFSTVDGVARARVGGSQRYAMRVWVDRVQLAAHKLTVADIESALRSENVELPAGSVESDERQFTIRTQRSFRSADDFSQLVLGRGEDGHLIRLRDVARVEKGTEESRTFFRGNGEAMVGIGVSKQSTANTIDVARGAKALAERINQNLPNGMEIRQSYDSSVFIEQAVAEVYKTLAIAIVLVILVIYVFLGSARAMLVPAVTVPVSLIATFILLALWGFTVNLLTLLALVLAIGLVVDDAIVVLENIHRRMETYNESALVAAYRGTRQVGFAVVATTLVLVAVFAPIAVLQGDLGRLFSEFALTMSAAVVFSSLVALTLSAVLASKVLKKSDNNNKILRAVDRTFARMQVSYSGAINRCVTNPGKVLFAFALLIVGCVFMVSRIPSEFAPKEDRGAFFVLVNGPEGASYQYMKDYMDEIEQRMLPLAESGEAQRVLVRAPRAWGSISSFNSGIVIVTLNGWDQRRSAQEIMDEVNTKLADLPGVRAFSVMRQGIGSRVAKPVQFVIGGGTYEELAQWQDILLEKIAEENPKLLGVDTDYKDSNPQIQVVIDYARAAELGVSVQTIGRTLESMLGRKRVTTFIDEGEEYDVLIEGERYQNNSPTDINNIYVRSDRSRELIPLANLVKLEEFAVATSLNRYNRTRAITLEADLAEGYSLGEALEYLEDLVKRELPAKVAIDYKGQSQDFKFSGDSMLFAFGLGILVMFLVLAAQFESYISPMVIMFTVPLAVAGGLFGLWVTAGTFNLYSQIGLIMLIGLATKNGILIVEFANQLRDEGQSIREAVLEASAVRLRPIVMTSLTTVVGSIPLILSFGAGAETRQVLGITLFFGVTAATVFSLFLIPVMYDLLAKYAGSPGKVQAQLKDELGE, encoded by the coding sequence ATGATTCTTTCAGATGTCAGTATCAAACGCCCGGTGTTTGCATCGGTCATTTCTTTTTTATTGGTGGCGTTCGGCATTCTTGCGTTCGAACGTTTGCCGCTGCGGGAGTATCCGGATATTGATCCGCCCGTGGTGTCGATCAACACCTCCTACCCCGGTGCTGCGGCCAGCGTTGTGGAAACGCGTATTACCCAGCTTATCGAAGACCGCATTGCCGGTATTGAGGGCATTAAGTTTATTCAAAGCTCGAGCCAGGACGGGCGCTCCAGTATTGATGTGGAATTCGATATTGGTCGCGATATTGAATCGGCGACCAACGATATTCGCGCGCGGGTGTCGCGCATCCTCGACGATCTGCCGCAAGAGGCCGATATTCCCGATGTGCGCAAAGTGGATTCCAACGAAGACGTAATTATGTGGCTTAACCTCACGAGCCCGAATATGTCGGTACCGGAACTCACCGATTATGCCGAGCGCTATTTAATCGACCGTTTTTCTACCGTGGATGGCGTCGCGCGTGCGCGCGTGGGTGGCAGCCAGCGTTACGCCATGCGTGTGTGGGTTGACCGCGTGCAACTGGCCGCGCACAAATTGACGGTCGCAGATATTGAATCCGCCTTGCGCTCGGAAAACGTCGAGTTACCGGCGGGTAGTGTCGAATCTGACGAGCGCCAGTTTACGATCCGCACCCAGCGCAGTTTTCGCTCCGCCGACGATTTCTCGCAGTTGGTGTTGGGGCGCGGCGAGGACGGCCATTTAATTCGCTTGCGCGATGTGGCGCGGGTAGAAAAAGGCACCGAAGAAAGCCGGACGTTTTTCCGGGGTAACGGCGAGGCGATGGTCGGCATTGGCGTGAGCAAACAGTCCACAGCCAATACCATAGACGTAGCGCGCGGCGCGAAAGCGCTGGCCGAACGCATTAATCAAAACCTGCCCAATGGAATGGAAATTCGCCAAAGCTACGATTCCTCCGTTTTTATTGAACAGGCGGTGGCAGAAGTTTACAAAACGCTGGCGATTGCCATCGTGCTGGTCATTCTGGTGATTTATGTTTTTCTCGGCAGCGCGCGCGCGATGCTGGTTCCTGCGGTGACGGTTCCCGTCTCGCTGATCGCCACGTTTATTTTGCTCGCGCTCTGGGGGTTCACGGTCAACCTGCTGACGTTGCTCGCGCTGGTGCTGGCCATCGGGCTGGTGGTCGATGATGCAATCGTGGTGCTCGAAAATATTCACCGTCGCATGGAAACCTACAACGAATCGGCCCTGGTCGCCGCCTATCGCGGTACTCGTCAGGTGGGTTTTGCGGTGGTGGCAACTACCCTGGTTTTGGTGGCGGTGTTTGCCCCGATTGCCGTATTGCAAGGGGACTTGGGGCGCTTGTTTTCCGAGTTTGCGCTGACGATGTCGGCGGCGGTGGTGTTTTCCAGTCTGGTGGCCCTCACGCTTTCTGCGGTTCTGGCGTCGAAGGTGCTTAAGAAATCCGATAACAACAATAAAATTTTACGTGCGGTCGACCGTACATTCGCGCGCATGCAGGTGTCCTACAGCGGCGCGATTAACCGGTGTGTGACTAACCCTGGCAAAGTGCTGTTCGCATTCGCCCTGCTGATCGTCGGTTGCGTGTTTATGGTTTCGCGCATCCCTTCCGAATTTGCCCCCAAAGAAGACCGCGGCGCATTTTTTGTGTTGGTGAACGGCCCGGAAGGCGCCAGCTATCAATACATGAAAGATTACATGGATGAGATAGAACAGCGCATGTTACCGCTCGCGGAGAGCGGCGAAGCGCAGCGTGTACTGGTGCGCGCGCCGCGTGCCTGGGGATCAATATCCAGTTTTAATTCCGGCATTGTTATTGTGACCCTCAACGGCTGGGATCAGCGCCGCTCCGCGCAGGAAATTATGGACGAGGTGAACACCAAGCTTGCCGATCTACCGGGTGTGCGTGCGTTTTCCGTGATGCGACAGGGGATTGGTTCGCGCGTCGCCAAGCCGGTGCAATTTGTTATCGGCGGCGGCACCTACGAAGAACTGGCACAGTGGCAGGATATTCTGCTGGAGAAAATTGCCGAGGAAAACCCGAAACTGCTGGGTGTCGATACCGACTACAAAGATTCCAATCCGCAGATCCAGGTGGTTATCGACTATGCACGTGCCGCCGAGCTGGGGGTGAGCGTGCAGACAATTGGCCGTACTCTGGAGTCAATGCTGGGCCGCAAACGCGTTACCACGTTTATTGATGAGGGCGAAGAATACGATGTGTTGATCGAAGGTGAGCGCTATCAAAATAACAGCCCGACCGATATCAACAATATTTATGTGCGATCCGATCGTAGCCGAGAGCTTATCCCGCTGGCGAACCTGGTGAAACTCGAAGAGTTCGCCGTTGCCACCAGCCTCAACCGCTACAACCGCACCCGTGCAATCACTCTGGAAGCCGACTTGGCGGAGGGCTATTCGCTGGGTGAAGCGTTGGAATATCTCGAGGATCTAGTCAAGCGGGAGCTGCCAGCGAAAGTGGCTATCGATTACAAAGGGCAATCACAGGATTTCAAATTCTCTGGCGACTCTATGTTGTTCGCATTTGGCTTGGGCATCCTGGTGATGTTTCTGGTGCTCGCTGCACAGTTTGAGAGTTACATCAGTCCAATGGTGATCATGTTCACCGTACCTTTGGCGGTTGCAGGTGGCTTGTTCGGTTTATGGGTAACGGCGGGCACGTTTAATTTGTACAGCCAGATCGGGTTAATCATGCTGATTGGCCTGGCAACCAAAAACGGCATTTTGATCGTGGAGTTTGCGAATCAGCTGCGTGACGAAGGTCAGTCAATCCGCGAGGCGGTACTGGAGGCCAGTGCCGTGCGTTTACGCCCAATTGTAATGACCAGCCTTACAACGGTAGTCGGTTCTATTCCCTTGATTCTCTCTTTCGGGGCGGGCGCTGAAACCCGGCAGGTGCTGGGAATTACCCTGTTTTTTGGGGTAACAGCGGCAACAGTATTTAGCTTGTTTTTGATTCCGGTTATGTACGATCTGTTGGCAAAATACGCGGGCTCGCCCGGTAAGGTTCAAGCCCAATTGAAAGATGAGCTTGGTGAGTAG
- a CDS encoding rhomboid family intramembrane serine protease, whose protein sequence is MDNRFSLLVSLVALLVGVHVVNMLTNGWLLQFGIQPGNPATLPYIFTAPFIHGDWAHLTNNLFGLLVFSLLCMLRGRSFYLMSSLFIIVVTGVLVWFFGRPATHVGASGWIFGLWSLSIAMAWFERKFVNILIAVFVLFFYGGMVFGVLPRDPHVSFESHLFGALAGIACAYVMTRPKHRRQIRRS, encoded by the coding sequence GTGGATAACCGTTTTAGTCTGCTCGTATCTCTGGTCGCACTGCTGGTAGGTGTACACGTCGTCAATATGCTAACCAATGGCTGGTTGCTGCAATTCGGCATTCAGCCCGGCAACCCGGCTACCCTGCCCTATATTTTTACCGCACCGTTTATTCATGGCGACTGGGCACACCTCACCAATAATTTATTCGGTTTGCTGGTGTTCAGTTTGCTCTGCATGCTGCGGGGGCGTTCTTTCTACCTGATGTCCAGCCTGTTTATTATTGTCGTCACTGGGGTGCTGGTGTGGTTTTTCGGGCGCCCGGCAACCCACGTGGGAGCGTCTGGCTGGATCTTCGGGTTGTGGAGTTTATCGATCGCGATGGCCTGGTTTGAACGCAAGTTTGTGAATATTCTCATCGCGGTGTTTGTATTGTTTTTCTATGGCGGGATGGTATTTGGCGTACTGCCAAGAGACCCTCATGTTTCTTTTGAGTCCCATCTGTTTGGCGCACTGGCGGGTATTGCTTGCGCCTATGTCATGACGCGACCTAAGCACCGCCGCCAGATTCGCCGCAGCTAA
- a CDS encoding glycoside hydrolase family 9 protein codes for MSVLRAVLLCSILLSGAALAKPAQLTLNDSDYFEAQGLNVLVFSNWYNGLFDDSKISGVEIIHHGVRTVTNGDVRLHSTPEQWDKIPAFIERKVDRETGTIEAFLHYPDYEFNYSIRVQSTGDGVQIAVNLPKAVPEALAGKAGFNLEFIPSAYFEKGFLIDGKPGAFPVYPSGRRELDYRAPRALAKGHNLVLGAGDAERQISIASEGLELALYDGRGKAQNGWFVVRSVLPAGKTGDVLTWKLSANVEKNWLRTPVIGHSQLGYHPSQQKVAVLELDKNDRSNDKVSLVRINNDGSTKVVAKGRAEPWGSYKRYNYRTFDFSKVTATGLYKLQYGKVETAPFMIAEDVYKNAWHPSLDVYMPVQMDHMLINEAYRVWHGASHLDDALQAPVDHKHFDLYAQGPTTDTPYKPGEHIPGLNVGGWYDAGDYDIRTQTQYRTVEKLVDAWETFQPKRDVTLVDYPRKYVDLHVPDGKLDILQQVEHGAIALLAQFDAVGHAIPGIIVPTLAQYTHLGDGLTMTDNMVYNPKMGELENNGKQSGVFDDRWAFTSESSKLNYGSVSGLAAASRALKGHNDTLAKACLDTALKAWRKEQNREPVVFDFGNTTGGPLESERFAAAVQLLLTSGGQQEFLDVVQASLPAMGEKFLFAVNHIMAAYPYMDDAHKQQVRAMAETYAAEMRAKLDANPYGVTITEGGWAGNGWVMLEAMSHYKLLKAFPDLFSKEDVYRGMNYLLGTHPDSDRSFVSGVGTVSKNVAYGMNRANFSFISGGVVPGVLILKPDLPENREDWPFFWGQNEYVVNMAAYFVYFALAVDDLATAQ; via the coding sequence ATGAGTGTATTGAGGGCAGTATTGCTCTGTTCGATCCTGCTATCCGGGGCGGCCTTGGCCAAACCTGCGCAGCTGACATTGAACGATAGCGATTATTTTGAGGCTCAGGGGTTGAACGTGCTGGTGTTCAGCAACTGGTACAACGGTTTGTTCGACGACTCTAAAATAAGTGGGGTCGAAATTATCCACCACGGTGTACGCACGGTAACAAACGGCGATGTACGTTTGCACTCCACGCCAGAACAGTGGGACAAGATTCCCGCGTTTATCGAGCGCAAGGTAGACCGCGAAACCGGCACCATCGAAGCGTTCCTGCATTACCCGGACTACGAATTCAACTATTCGATTCGGGTACAGAGCACAGGCGACGGTGTTCAGATCGCCGTTAACCTGCCCAAAGCCGTGCCGGAGGCACTCGCCGGTAAAGCGGGGTTCAACCTGGAATTTATTCCCTCCGCGTATTTTGAAAAAGGCTTTTTGATCGACGGCAAGCCCGGCGCCTTCCCTGTGTACCCTTCGGGTCGCCGGGAGCTCGATTACCGCGCGCCCAGAGCATTGGCTAAAGGCCACAATCTGGTACTGGGTGCGGGCGATGCGGAGCGTCAAATCAGCATTGCATCCGAGGGCCTCGAGTTGGCACTCTACGATGGCCGCGGCAAAGCCCAGAACGGCTGGTTCGTGGTGCGCAGTGTGCTGCCCGCGGGCAAAACCGGCGATGTGCTGACCTGGAAGCTGAGCGCGAATGTAGAAAAGAACTGGCTGCGCACGCCGGTGATCGGCCACTCGCAGCTCGGGTATCACCCGTCCCAACAGAAAGTGGCGGTGCTCGAACTGGATAAAAATGATCGCAGCAACGATAAGGTCAGCCTCGTGCGCATCAATAACGACGGCTCTACCAAGGTCGTCGCCAAAGGTCGCGCCGAGCCGTGGGGTAGCTACAAGCGCTACAATTATCGCACCTTCGACTTTTCCAAGGTCACCGCAACCGGCCTCTATAAGCTGCAATACGGCAAGGTGGAAACCGCGCCGTTTATGATTGCCGAGGACGTGTACAAAAATGCCTGGCACCCGAGCCTCGATGTTTACATGCCGGTGCAAATGGACCACATGCTGATTAACGAAGCCTATCGCGTATGGCACGGTGCCTCCCACCTGGACGACGCGCTGCAAGCACCGGTTGACCACAAGCACTTCGACTTGTACGCGCAAGGCCCCACCACCGACACGCCATACAAACCAGGCGAACACATTCCCGGGTTAAATGTTGGTGGTTGGTACGATGCGGGTGACTACGATATCCGCACCCAAACCCAGTACCGCACGGTGGAAAAACTGGTGGATGCCTGGGAAACCTTCCAGCCTAAACGCGACGTGACCCTGGTGGATTACCCGCGTAAATATGTGGACCTGCACGTGCCAGACGGCAAGCTGGATATTCTGCAACAGGTAGAGCACGGCGCGATTGCGCTGCTGGCCCAGTTCGATGCGGTGGGCCATGCGATTCCCGGTATTATTGTGCCCACACTTGCGCAGTACACACATCTGGGTGATGGCCTGACCATGACCGACAACATGGTGTACAACCCGAAAATGGGCGAGCTGGAAAACAACGGCAAGCAAAGCGGGGTGTTTGACGATCGCTGGGCGTTCACTTCGGAATCCTCGAAGCTGAATTACGGTTCGGTCTCCGGCCTCGCCGCCGCCAGTCGCGCACTCAAAGGCCACAACGATACCCTCGCCAAAGCCTGCCTGGATACCGCGCTGAAAGCCTGGCGCAAAGAGCAAAACCGCGAACCGGTGGTATTTGATTTCGGCAACACCACGGGCGGCCCACTGGAAAGCGAGCGCTTTGCCGCGGCCGTGCAGCTGCTGCTTACCAGCGGTGGCCAGCAAGAGTTTCTCGACGTGGTGCAGGCCTCGCTGCCGGCCATGGGCGAAAAATTCCTGTTTGCGGTAAACCATATCATGGCGGCTTACCCGTACATGGACGACGCGCATAAACAACAAGTGCGCGCGATGGCGGAAACCTATGCCGCAGAAATGCGCGCGAAGCTGGATGCAAACCCCTACGGCGTGACCATCACGGAAGGCGGCTGGGCCGGTAACGGCTGGGTGATGCTGGAAGCCATGAGCCACTACAAACTGCTGAAAGCCTTCCCGGATTTATTCAGTAAAGAAGATGTGTATCGCGGTATGAACTACCTGCTCGGTACCCATCCGGATTCGGATCGCTCGTTTGTGTCTGGCGTGGGCACCGTCTCTAAAAATGTGGCCTACGGAATGAACCGTGCGAACTTCTCGTTTATTTCCGGCGGCGTGGTGCCCGGCGTATTAATTCTGAAACCCGACCTGCCAGAAAACCGCGAAGACTGGCCGTTCTTCTGGGGACAAAACGAATACGTGGTTAACATGGCGGCTTACTTCGTGTATTTCGCACTGGCCGTTGACGACCTGGCAACCGCACAATAA
- a CDS encoding SIR2 family NAD-dependent protein deacylase, whose product MNDLIDDELFLQVEEHLKCSEQSWLLGAGISFDAKLPLMYPLTNKVKKDIEASHKKLYDDIITPLFDELPEQCHIEHVLSHLGDYAALAERNKEKKTVIRGVEVELATLKDVHNKILESISNVIRCGYVEDNDGNTVEEGSLSKPIVDIEAHLEFVDTLFNHASAGVHERRKAVNIFTTNYDTLLEDALALNKIPYWDGFDGGAIAYRKQKYGELIPANNQRANLIKMHGSIDWFLCDKGYVWRVRENDLYPKADRRVLIYPQATKYVATQQDPFSTQFDLFRKSLNSSNSNMLAVCGYSFGDDHINNEIEFALSKAENKTVLLAFLECRDEIPPCLEKWRSDSFGSRVIIASIHGLYIGKEGPFKRKDKDDYWWTFKGVTSVLKNGCEV is encoded by the coding sequence ATGAATGATTTGATTGATGACGAGTTGTTCTTGCAAGTAGAGGAACACTTGAAGTGTAGTGAGCAAAGTTGGCTATTGGGTGCAGGAATAAGTTTCGATGCTAAATTACCGTTAATGTACCCTTTAACGAATAAAGTTAAGAAGGATATAGAAGCTAGTCATAAGAAGTTATATGACGATATTATCACTCCACTGTTTGATGAGCTGCCAGAGCAGTGCCATATAGAGCATGTTCTTAGTCATCTTGGCGACTATGCTGCATTAGCTGAAAGAAATAAAGAAAAGAAAACTGTAATTCGTGGGGTGGAAGTTGAGTTGGCAACCCTAAAGGATGTACATAATAAAATTCTTGAGTCTATCTCAAATGTTATCCGGTGTGGCTATGTTGAGGACAATGATGGAAATACAGTTGAAGAGGGCTCTTTGTCTAAACCAATTGTAGACATCGAAGCACATTTAGAATTTGTTGACACTCTATTTAATCACGCATCCGCTGGTGTTCATGAGCGAAGAAAAGCTGTCAATATTTTCACAACCAACTATGACACTCTTTTAGAAGATGCATTAGCACTAAATAAAATTCCTTATTGGGATGGGTTTGATGGTGGTGCTATAGCCTATCGAAAACAGAAGTATGGAGAACTCATTCCAGCGAACAATCAGCGCGCCAACTTAATTAAAATGCATGGCTCCATAGATTGGTTCCTTTGTGACAAAGGGTATGTATGGCGAGTTAGAGAAAATGATCTATACCCAAAGGCGGACCGTCGGGTTCTAATTTACCCTCAAGCCACTAAATACGTGGCCACTCAGCAAGATCCGTTCTCTACGCAGTTTGACTTATTCAGAAAATCGCTAAATTCTTCCAATAGCAATATGTTAGCGGTGTGCGGCTATAGTTTTGGCGATGATCATATCAACAACGAAATTGAATTTGCGTTATCGAAAGCAGAAAATAAAACAGTATTGCTCGCATTCTTGGAGTGTAGAGATGAAATTCCACCATGTTTAGAAAAGTGGCGTAGCGATAGTTTTGGTTCAAGAGTGATTATCGCATCCATACACGGCCTATATATTGGAAAAGAAGGCCCATTTAAAAGAAAAGACAAAGACGATTATTGGTGGACATTCAAAGGTGTAACATCAGTATTAAAGAACGGATGCGAGGTTTAG
- a CDS encoding ATP-binding protein → MDIQRCNISIKERMRGLVMFTPSEELKIGQVVEVSGTNIKVEISDKISELTRTFNGRVYPIGQIGSMVKIHYGRKIIFGLVTMLRMRSEELIEAGMPVTSDSDQRVMEVQLLAEGSWNNTKSILAFKRGIKTYPLPQQGVFLLTNEEISFVYRSAEGARDDEVDPLVPFAVYSASESTACRANINKMFGMHCAVLGSTGSGKSGTVAAIIHSVLSHKNNDKELSPQIVVIDPHGEYGSAFKERAVQYRAYDIAAGDDGQEEIKLPYWLMSSDEFTNLVIGKTERSATSQNNVVQIALAHARMVAAGIVKPCPRKFDTEALNHLKNFDDPDLCDGKDTSEILEFDRDKPRPFCLDEFEAHVKYIQGGRFKKGTKILESLPPSDSGMSYVSAVLDKLKVLRRDTRLSFMMRCWVDNDAEIKLHQVLNQFIGAPSQAGKDIRIIDISGLPNEVAGPLTALIARLLFQYKVFQTQEEKEKDPILLVCEEAHRYVPDHGEAQYASAQGAIRRIAREGRKYGIGLMLVSQRPADVDSTVISQCGTWVVLRLTNSADQQHVARFLPDGLSGMVGALPILSQQEAIFVGEGSALPSRVRVRDLKEEQLPKSNTIPFAQGWASDRLDIEKLKEISERMCS, encoded by the coding sequence GTGGACATTCAAAGGTGTAACATCAGTATTAAAGAACGGATGCGAGGTTTAGTTATGTTTACACCATCTGAAGAGTTGAAAATAGGCCAAGTTGTTGAGGTGTCAGGAACCAATATAAAAGTTGAGATTTCAGATAAAATATCTGAATTAACAAGAACTTTTAATGGTCGTGTTTACCCTATCGGTCAAATAGGTAGCATGGTTAAAATTCACTATGGTCGCAAAATAATTTTTGGCTTGGTAACAATGCTCAGAATGCGATCGGAAGAGTTAATTGAAGCAGGTATGCCTGTGACTTCTGATTCTGATCAGCGTGTAATGGAAGTCCAGCTGTTAGCTGAAGGCAGCTGGAATAATACAAAGTCAATTTTGGCCTTTAAGCGTGGTATTAAAACCTACCCTTTGCCCCAACAAGGCGTATTCCTGCTAACCAACGAAGAAATTTCTTTTGTCTACCGTTCCGCTGAAGGTGCAAGAGATGATGAAGTAGATCCATTAGTTCCCTTTGCAGTTTACAGTGCTTCTGAATCTACAGCCTGTCGAGCTAACATTAATAAAATGTTTGGTATGCATTGTGCGGTTCTTGGATCTACAGGATCTGGTAAGTCAGGTACTGTTGCCGCGATTATTCATAGCGTACTATCGCATAAAAATAATGATAAAGAGCTGTCTCCTCAGATAGTGGTCATTGATCCTCATGGTGAGTATGGTTCAGCCTTTAAAGAGCGAGCCGTACAGTACCGAGCATATGACATAGCGGCAGGCGACGATGGTCAGGAAGAGATAAAGCTACCGTATTGGTTAATGTCTAGTGATGAGTTTACTAACCTAGTTATCGGTAAAACGGAAAGAAGCGCTACCAGTCAAAACAATGTGGTTCAAATAGCTCTCGCTCATGCAAGAATGGTTGCCGCTGGAATTGTCAAACCTTGCCCAAGAAAGTTCGATACAGAGGCCCTTAACCATTTAAAAAATTTTGACGATCCAGATTTATGCGATGGCAAGGATACTTCAGAAATTCTGGAATTCGATCGTGATAAGCCGAGACCATTTTGTCTTGATGAGTTCGAAGCTCATGTTAAGTATATACAGGGTGGAAGATTTAAAAAAGGCACAAAGATTTTAGAGTCACTACCACCATCAGATTCAGGTATGTCCTATGTTTCGGCAGTGTTAGATAAATTAAAAGTTCTGAGAAGAGATACTCGACTTTCATTTATGATGAGGTGTTGGGTTGATAACGATGCTGAAATAAAGCTACATCAAGTTTTGAATCAATTCATTGGCGCACCTAGTCAGGCAGGAAAAGATATTAGAATTATTGATATTTCAGGCTTACCAAATGAAGTTGCAGGCCCGCTTACCGCACTAATTGCTAGGTTGCTTTTTCAGTACAAAGTATTTCAAACTCAAGAAGAGAAAGAGAAGGATCCTATATTATTAGTGTGTGAAGAAGCTCATAGGTATGTTCCAGATCACGGGGAGGCTCAGTACGCATCCGCTCAGGGAGCAATCAGGCGTATAGCAAGAGAGGGGCGAAAATACGGAATTGGTTTGATGCTGGTAAGCCAGCGGCCAGCCGATGTGGACAGCACAGTAATTTCACAGTGTGGTACTTGGGTAGTACTAAGGCTAACAAATTCTGCAGACCAGCAGCATGTCGCTCGATTCTTGCCAGATGGACTTTCTGGCATGGTTGGAGCATTACCCATTTTATCTCAGCAAGAAGCAATTTTTGTTGGTGAAGGTTCGGCTCTACCTTCCAGAGTAAGAGTTAGGGATCTAAAAGAAGAGCAATTGCCGAAATCAAATACGATACCATTTGCTCAGGGCTGGGCGAGTGATCGCCTAGATATAGAAAAGTTGAAAGAGATATCTGAGAGAATGTGCAGTTAG